In Cryptococcus deuterogattii R265 chromosome 4, complete sequence, a genomic segment contains:
- a CDS encoding BET3 family protein — MAYPAAHSSRFSASAPLPTTPLARGDSARNAHPASLQQQLFGPSPAGANAPLNIIDRPLAKTKGAEVAMGAWAFMFAEIIAYSQSRVDSVSDLEARLSSLGYDAGQRILPLLLLRNIQASGIKEPKREHRLIPILQFIHTQVYRYCFGKPADGLERSVEEENEYMITLNQPPLTQFISVPKDMSQLSCEAFTAGIVEGVLDGLQVPARVTAHTVPTDAFPQRTVILIKLDQKVMDREEALGK; from the exons ATGGCATACCCTGCAGCGCACAGCAGCCGTTTCTCAGCGAGCGCACCACTCCCCACCACCCCGCTCGCAAGGGGCGACTCGGCCCGCAACGCACACCCCGCCTCgctccagcagcagctctTTGGCCCGTCCCCAGCCGGCGCCAATGCACCCCTCAACATCATCGACAGACCGCTCGCAAAGACAAAGGGCGCAGAGGTAGCCATGGGTGCATGGGCATTCATGTTTGCAGAGATCATCGCGTACAGCCAAAGCAGAGTAGACAGCGTATCTGACCTCGAAGCGAG GTTATCGTCATTAGGCTACGATGCAGGCCAGAGGATCCTTCCGCTCTTACTGCTACGCAATATCCAAGCATCCGGGATCAAA GAACCCAAAAGAGAACACCGCCTTATTCCTATACTCCAATTCATCCATACGCAGGTGTACCGCTATTGTTTCGGCAAGCCCGCGGACGGTCTCGAACGTAGcgtcgaggaagaaaatgaat ATATGATCACGTTGAATCAGCCGCCTCTGACCCAGTTTATATCCGTGCCCAAAGACATGTCGCAGCTGAGCTGTGAAGCATTTACCGCCGGTATAGTAGAGGGTGTACTTGATGGTCTCCAGGTG CCTGCGCGTGTTACCGCACACACCGTGCCGACGGATGCGTTCCCGCAGCGGACAGTGATCCTGATCAAGCTGGACCAAAAAGTCATGGATAGGGAAGAGGCGCTGGGCAAGTAG
- a CDS encoding IRE protein kinase, with product MLYFLLLLPIFFVAYAAPEPAALIPFPHHTLRALAPSSTATLRVQIDHDLHPLVLVSTVDGALHALERNTGKEKWVLEGEPLVGGKIKGGVEEYIVEPLSGSLYVHENKDGEMKIRKLPLSVDQLIELSPFTFPESPTQIFTGSKHTSLMSVDLRTGEQVDCFSPTANLSHYDGSSVCDDLDDLERGGSSRRDTLFIGRTDYRLTIHSPSSSQGLSTYTSTAYSSEKKSTLAIQEISYSTYTPNAYNRPLAESWIKAGVAHQSWGPDNEEPRIRIELGFNGKALGVKPGGGLIWNRELEHIGVGVYEILIPRENPMGAPILVPQPPAHLPALFPGQSDPRAYNIHDAPPSTYIATLPESLTLPASFDTTSDNATTGDKGIKPLHFALSSSSYPLINFARPPPPGRLSDGLFYNADDGDSSDLDHSRGRGLLSGLIDPPSEHETIDPPFIERRAESAKNWWWKWVVAFGVLLIVLGGVIVRFGRGKGTAPESVESKVDEKTPLLAAPVQEVVSLDEEEEQVLPMVKSAPVVRIQEPSPSLEEDSPPRSPGTPETDRTATPPPKKKSSRRRVRGKKKKPDTTAAAASLMPDEHEGENDDEDHERDREDVSTQPTPKRSNKPLPELPRELSSTDLLDYQDKERLAISDTIIGFGSHGTVVLKGTWGGRPVAVKRLLSDFTRLASQEVKLLQASDDHPNVIRYYCQEKRDNFLYIALDLCQASLADLIESPEKYRELADQLDRKRALMEVTKGLKHLHGMKIIHRDIKPQNVLVSQTPSGLRILVSDFGLARRLGQDQSSFAPTANNLAGSLGWRAPECIRGVVRLNEGFDASSSVGSSGGIASAEDGVARSRLTKAVDLFALGCLYFWVLLSGEHPFGETYNRESNIVKGEAVNMGMLSLLGEEREEVEDLVSRLLSSEPDARPSTSECLTHPIFWPAAKSLGFLCDASDRFEIMQTEPPEPTLVRLEQGAQSVVGKDWYSRLDKTFTSSLGKYRKYKGGSVRDMLRAMRNKKHHYQDLEPAVQKHLGALPAGFLLYFTSRFPKLLMHVYRTVKESELRDESMFEGCFQEAV from the exons ATGCTCTActtcttgctcctcctccccatcttcttcgtcgccTACGCCGCACCAGAGCCAGCAGCCctcatccctttcccaCATCACACCCTTCGAGCCCTCgctccctcctccactgcCACCCTTCGCGTCCAGATAGATCATGACCTGCATCCGCTTGTCCTCGTTTCCACTGTAGATGGCGCTTTGCATGCCCTGGAAAGAAACACAGGTAAAGAGAAATGGGTGCTCGAAGGTGAACCGCTGGTAGGTGGAAAGATCAAAGGCGGTGTTGAAGAATACATTGTGGAACCCTTGAGTGGAAGTCTATATGTGCATGAGAACAAGGACGGAGAGATGAAAATAAGAAAGTTGCCTCTTTCTGTGGACCAATT GATTGAGCTGTCCCCGTTTACATTCCCCGAATCTCCAACGCAAATCTTTACCGGCAGCAAACATACTTCTCTAATGAGTGTTGACCTGAGAACTGGAGAACAGGTTGACTGTTTTTCTCCTACTGCCAATTTATCACATTACGACGGTTCGAGTGTGTGCGATGACCTTGACGATCTCGAGCGAGGCGGCTCTTCACGGCGAGATACATTGTTCATCGGTCGGACAGATTATCGACTCACGATTCACtcaccgtcttcttcccaaggTCTATCTACGTACACATCTACAGCTTATTCATCTGAAAAGAAATCAACTCTCGCCATCCAAGAAATCTCTTACTCCACCTACACGCCAAACGCGTATAATCGCCCTCTTGCAGAATCATGGATCAAGGCGGGCGTAGCACACCAATCATGGGGTCCCGACAATGAAGAGCCTCGAATACGTATCGAGCTTGGATTCAATGGCAAGGCTCTTGGTGTGAAGCCTGGTGGTGGACTCATTTGGAATCGAGAGTTGGAACATATAGGTGTTGGCGTGTACGAGATCCTCATTCCTCGGGAGAATCCCATGGGCGCACCCATCCTTGTCCCGCAACCTCCTGCCCACCTTCCGGCTCTGTTCCCCGGACAATCCGACCCGAGAGCATATAATATTCACGACGCACCTCCTTCTACTTATATCGCTACTCTCCCTGAAAGTCTCACCTTGCCGGCGTCATTTGATACAACTTCTGACAACGCCACTACAGGCGACAAAGGCATCAAGCCGTTGCATTTcgctctctcttcttcgtcataTCCCCTTATCAACTTTGCCCGTCCCCCTCCACCCGGACGTCTATCCGATGGATTATTTTACAATGCCGATGATGGCGATTCTTCTGATCTCGACCACAGTCGTGGTAGGGGACTTTTATCAGGGTTGATTGACCCACCCAGCGAGCACGAGACGATTGATCCACCGTTCATTGAGAGGCGGGCGGAATCCGCAAAGAATTGGTGGTGGAAGTGGGTGGTGGCATTTGGGGTGTTGTTGATCGTTTTGGGTGGTGTAATAGTCCGctttggaaggggaaagggtACCGCGCCAGAATCAGTGGAAAGCAAGGTAGATGAGAAAACACCCTTACTCGCTGCGCCTGTCCAGGAGGTGGTGAGtcttgacgaagaggaagaacaagtgCTGCCAATGGTCAAGTCTGCCCCTGTGGTACGCATCCAAGAACCATCGCCttctcttgaagaagactccCCCCCACGCTCGCCAGGCACTCCTGAAACAGATCGGACTGCCACCCCTCCaccaaagaaaaagtcttCTCGCCGTCGTGTGCGAggtaaaaagaagaagccagaTACTACTGCTGCCGCGGCCAGTTTGATGCCTGACGAACACGAAggtgaaaatgatgatgaggatcaTGAAAGGGACAGGGAAGACGTTTCCACCCAGCCAACACCCAAAAGAAGTAACAAACCCTTGCCGGAATTACCAAGAGAACTGTCCTCGACCGACTTGTTGGATTATCAGGACAAGGAGCGGCTGGCGATTTCAGATACTATCATTG GTTTTGGATCACATGGTACGGTCGTGTTGAAGGGAACATGGGGAGGACGTCCAGTCGCAGTAAAGAGACTGTTGAGCGACTTTACCAGACTGGCGAGTCAGGAAGTCAAGCTGTTGCAAGCGAGCGACGATCATCCCAATGTCATCCGCTACTATTGCCAAGAAAAACGCGACAATTTCCTCTATATCGCTCTCGACTTGTGTCAAGCATCCTTGGCGGATTTGATTGAATCGCCCGAAAAGTATAGAGAGCTAGCCGATCAGCTGGATAGGAAACGAGCGTTGATGGAGGTTACAAAAGGTTTGAAACATTTGcatgggatgaagattatACATCGGGACATTAAACCTCA AAATGTGCTTGTATCGCAAACGCCTTCTGGGCTGAGAATACTCGTTTCCGATTTTGGACTTGCTCGACGATTAGGTCAAGATCAATCATCCTTTGCGCCTACAGCGAATAACTTGGCCGGAAGCCTGGGCTGGCGAGCACCTGAATGTATCCGAGGTGTCGTCCGTCTCAACGAAGGCTTTGACgcatcatcctctgtcGGATCTTCTGGCGGTATCGCCAGTGCAGAAGATGGCGTTGCGCGTAGTCGATTGACAAAAGCTGTCGATCTGTTTGCGCTTGGATGTCTATACTTTTGGGTATTACTCTCCGGAGAACATCCCTTTGGCGAGACGTATAATCGAGAGAGTAATATAGTCAAGGGTGAAGCTGTGAATATGGGCATGTTGAGTTTATtaggggaggaaagagaagaagtggaagattTGGTGAGCAGGTTGTTAAGTAGCGAACCTGACGCAAG ACCATCCACATCAGAATGTCTCacccatcccatcttctgGCCAGCCGCCAAATCTCTCGGCTTTTTGTGTGACGCTTCGGACCGATTCGAAATCATGCAGACCGAGCCGCCCGAACCTACACTTGTCCGTCTCGAACAAGGTGCACAAAGTGTTGTCGGCAAGGATTGGTATTCCCGACTGGATAAAACGTTTACAAGTAGTTTGGGCAAGTATAGAAAGTATAAAGGCGGGAGTGTGAGGGATATGTTGAGGGCTATGCGGAATAAG AAACATCACTATCAAGATCTGGAACCAGCAGTGCAAAAGCATCTAGGCGCACTTCCTGCCGGATTCTTACTCTACTTTACCTCGCGATTCCCAAAACTGTTGATGCACGTGTATCGTACGGTAAAAGAGAGTGAGTTGAGGGATGAAAGCATGTTTGAAGGGTGTTTCCAAGAGGCGGTATAG
- a CDS encoding serine/threonine-protein phosphatase PP-Z1, whose product MGLKVRRRVPGPEGVSPLSFVAVLTSSLLYNHPLSLAPARTDHDGPRPVLLEEAGAHILKTALPPGHRRLLARTSIADRDAPATSQPQDSPPRQAAPPRRKGAPATPRDAPSSPAAMTPAPSAIPTTQNIIAAPRDGFRSAFLGSSPPLRHVHLPASTTGARGRSSPTPSGSPTNQTAGHLAPGYALTQTISRGSLGPGSTGAGSALQILDVDNMIQRLLEAGYSGKVTKSPPLKNAEIMSVCAAAREVFLSQPTLIELSPPVKIVGDVHGQYADLLRMFEMCGFPPAANYLFLGDYVDRGKQSLETILLLLCYKIKYPENFFLLRGNHECANVTRVYGFYDECKRRTNIKIWKTFIDVFNTLPIASIVASKIFCVHGGLSPSLKSMDDIRRIQRPTDVPDYGLLNDLVWSDPSDTALDWEDNERGVSFCYGKSVINAFLATHDMDLICRAHMVVEDGYEFYNDRTLVTVFSAPNYCGEFDNFGAVMSVSEDLLCSFELLKPLDGAALKKEMTKSKRKSQVLSVFFFRSIIHLLTDMSFGYKMKITSTPVTAE is encoded by the exons ATGGGACTAAAAGTGCGACGCCGCGTTCCAGGCCCTGAGGGTGTATCACCTCTATCATTTGTCGCTGTGTTGACTAGTTCCCTTCTGTACAACCACCCACTGTCACTCGCCCCCGCGCGCACAGACCACGATGGGCCAAGGCCAGTCCTCCTCGAAGAAGCTGGGGCGCACATCCTCAAAACAGCTCTCCCCCCAGGACATCGCCGACTCCTCGCCCGCACATCCATCGCCGACCGAGACGCCCCCGCCACCTCCCAGCCACAGGACTCCCCTCCCCGCCAAGCTGCCCCGCCCAGGCGCAAAGGCGCGCCCGCGACTCCCCGCGACGCCCCCAGCAGCCCGGCAGCAATGACGCCGGCCCCCTCCGCGATCCCCACAACCCAGAACATCATCGCCGCACCCCGCGACGGATTCAGATCCGCCTTCCTCGGCTCCTCCCCGCCCCTCCGCCATGTCCATCTCCCCGCCAGCACCACCGGCGCACGTGGGCGGTCGTCCCCGACCCCCTCCGGCTCGCCCACAAACCAGACAGCCGGCCACCTCGCCCCCGGCTACGCACTCACGCAGACCATCTCCCGTGGCTCACTCGGCCCCGGCTCCACAGGCGCAGGCAGCGCTCTCCAGATCCTCGACGTCGACAACATGATTCAACGCCTGCTCGAAGCAGGCTACAGCGGCAAAGTCACAAAGAGTCCACCGCTGAAGAATGCAGAAATCATGAGTGTGTGTGCAGCTGCGCGCGAAGTGTTCCTCAGCCAGCCCACATTGATCGAGCTCAGTCCGCCCGTCAAGATTGTCGGCGACGTGCATGGCCAG TACGCCGATTTGTTGCGCATGTTTGAAATGTGCGGTTTCCCGCCAGCGGCAAACTACCTGTTTCTAGGCGACTACGTCGACCGAGGAAAACAGTCTCTCGAGACGATTCTTCTTTTACTTTGCTACAAGATCAAGTATCCTGAaaactttttcctcttgcGTGGCAACCATGAGTGTGCCAACGTCACACGAG TGTACGGTTTCTATGACGAATGCAAACGGCGGACAAACATCAAGATCTGGAAAACCTTTATCGATGTGTTCAACACGCTCCCCATCGCTTCCATCGTCGCTAGCAAGATTTTCTGTGTCCACGGTGGATTGAGTCCCAGCTTGAAGAGTATGGATGATATCAGGCGGATTCAAAGGCCGACAGACGTGCCCGATTACGGACTCCTCAATGATTTAGTATGGTCCGACCCATCGGATACTGCCCTCGATTGGGAGGATAACGAGCGAGGTGTATCGTTTTGTTATGGCAAGAGTGTCATCAATGCCTTTTTGGCCACACAC GATATGGATCTTATATGTCGAGCACATATGGTTGTAGAAGACGGCTACGAGTTTTACAATGATCGAACACTTGTCACTGTGTTTTCTGCTCCCAA CTATTGCGGCGAGTTTGACAACTTTGGAGCAGTCATGTCAGTTTCCGAAGACTTGTTATGCTCTTTCGAGCTTCTTAAACCTTTGGATGGCGCTGcattgaaaaaggaaatgacCAAGTCTAAACGAAAATCGCAAGTCCTAAgcgtttttttttttcgaaGTATAATACATTTGCTGACTGATATGTCGTTTGGTTATAAAATGAAGATTACAAGCACACCAGTCACCGCCGAATAA